TCAGGAGGCACGATACCCAGGAAGATGTATTTGTTCACCATACGGCCATCACCGGGGAAACCCCCTGCAAGTACCGAGGCAGCGTGGACGACGGCGAGACGGTGGAGTTCGACGTGGTGCAGGGTGAGCGGGGCACCGAGGCCGCTAACGTGACCGGGCCAGCGGGCGTGCCACTGAAGGGAAGCTGCTACACTGCCCACCGCAGCAGCATCCGCCGGGGCTCCAGCATCCATAGCCATGCGCCGCCACCGCGAGGTCCCAAGAGCACGGAGGGCGACGCTGATGAACGCGAGGGCAGAGGCGAAGGCTTCACTGCGGCCCAGGGCCTCAGACGCCCTCTCCCTGGCCACTCCCAAGACCAACGACTGAGGCGTTTCCCGCTCTCCCGCAGGGCACCGTCTGTGACCCGCCACTCATCGATCCTGGCTACCACCAGCGGCCCCCGGTCCGACTGGCAGCCTGGGTCCGCCCCCACCGCAAGGCAAGAGGGGCATCCTCGGCGGGGTTGGGGCCCCAGCTACCTGCTGAGTCGCCCTAGGGGCCGAGGCACCACTCCTGGTCCAAGACGCTCACCAGGCATCTcggaggagctggaggaagagCACAGCGAGAGCCGGCACGAAGCCAGCGGCAATCCGCCACAGAGGCCCCCTCCACGCTATGGATCCTGCCGTCCCAATAACCCGCGCCGCCTCCCGCAGCGAGTGCCTGGCGCCCAGGGACAGAATTCCGACCGAGGAGAGGGCAAGATCAGGAAGAGCGCCACTGAAACACCTGCTTCTGTCGCTGTGGCCAAGAAGAACGACGCCCCTGAGGAGGAGAACCCCTCTGTCATGGATGCGCCCTCTGCCGCCCGGGCCTAGTCACAGCTCGGCTCGCTCCCCAGGGACTCCCTGCCCTGGGCTACAGGTGATGTCCCCTTGAGGAGCTCAGTCCAAACATGCACACAGATTGTTAGATTTGGGCcctgaaaaagatacatgccctTTACCCAAGGTGAGAAGATAAATTACAAGATCTATGTAATTC
This DNA window, taken from Bubalus kerabau isolate K-KA32 ecotype Philippines breed swamp buffalo chromosome X, PCC_UOA_SB_1v2, whole genome shotgun sequence, encodes the following:
- the LOC129640155 gene encoding Y-box-binding protein 3-like, which gives rise to MSEAGEPTLRDVAASFRPHAAWKPLASLGGRDQTLGLGTGHLSGDGIPKTTTRGAKGKAPKKVIAKRVLGTVVWFKDKKGYGFIRRHDTQEDVFVHHTAITGETPCKYRGSVDDGETVEFDVVQGERGTEAANVTGPAGVPLKGSCYTAHRSSIRRGSSIHSHAPPPRGPKSTEGDADEREGRGEGFTAAQGLRRPLPGHSQDQRLRRFPLSRRAPSVTRHSSILATTSGPRSDWQPGSAPTARQEGHPRRGWGPSYLLSRPRGRGTTPGPRRSPGISEELEEEHSESRHEASGNPPQRPPPRYGSCRPNNPRRLPQRVPGAQGQNSDRGEGKIRKSATETPASVAVAKKNDAPEEENPSVMDAPSAARA